TGTTGttgaaaacagctttggaagaacaaCCAAATCTTGAAGAACTGCACTCTGGAGATGTCATTTTGTTACAGAGAAGCTATGGGAGACTAAGCTCTGACACAgtgttagaaaaacatttatacaggtttcaggtgttttaaaactatttataatGGGTTCATTATTCAGGATAGTGAGCTAAACATGAACAGTTATGTACCAACATAATAACCATAAATAACAATATGGGTAATGCTAACAAAGTAAAACAGATAAAACAGGGTACAGGCCTGCATTGGGATACAATTAGACATCATTTGTGGACAGTGATGGAAAGATGGTCAGTATTGACAAACGCCCATGAAAACACTTTCCTAATGGactccttgagctcctggttcctcatgctgtagatgagggggttcactgctggaggcaccaatgcatatagaacagacaccaccaggtccagggatggggaggagatggagggggacttcaggtaggcaaacatggcagtgctgaggaacagggagaccacggccaggtgagggagacacgtggcaaaggctttgtgccgtccctgctcagaggggatcctcagcacggccctcaagatctgcacataggacagcacaatgaacacaaaacacccaaatgataaacagacactaaccacaagaagcccagcttccctaaagtaggactgtgagcaggagagcttgaggatgtgggggatttcacagaagaactggtgcagggcattgcccttgcagagtggcagtgaaaatgtattggccgtgtgcagcagagcattgagaaacccagtggcccaggcggctgctgccatgtggacacaagctctgctgctcaggagggtcccgtagtgcaggggtttgcagatggcaacgtagcggtcgtaggacatgacggtgagcAGATAGAACTCTGCcaaaatgagaaaga
Above is a genomic segment from Caloenas nicobarica isolate bCalNic1 chromosome 34, bCalNic1.hap1, whole genome shotgun sequence containing:
- the LOC136000751 gene encoding olfactory receptor 14J1-like, whose product is MSNSSSITQFLLLAFTDTRELQLLHFWLFLGIYLAALLGNGLIITTIACDQHLHTPMYFFLLNLALLDLGCISTIVPKSMANSLWDTRAISYMECAAQIFSFVFLILAEFYLLTVMSYDRYVAICKPLHYGTLLSSRACVHMAAAAWATGFLNALLHTANTFSLPLCKGNALHQFFCEIPHILKLSCSQSYFREAGLLVVSVCLSFGCFVFIVLSYVQILRAVLRIPSEQGRHKAFATCLPHLAVVSLFLSTAMFAYLKSPSISSPSLDLVVSVLYALVPPAVNPLIYSMRNQELKESIRKVFSWAFVNTDHLSITVHK